A region from the Populus trichocarpa isolate Nisqually-1 chromosome 18, P.trichocarpa_v4.1, whole genome shotgun sequence genome encodes:
- the LOC18107492 gene encoding uncharacterized protein LOC18107492 — translation MGVDYYNILKVNRNATDGDLKKSYRRLAMKWHPDKNPTNKKEAEAKFKEISEAYEVLSDPQKRAIYDQYGEEGLKEAPPSGSGGSPFGNGSGSNGFNPRNAEDIFAEFFGSSPFGFGSTAAGRSSRFQSDGGSFGSFGCTDNLFRTYSEGTTLRKPPPVESKLPCSLEELYSGSTRKMKISRTVVDARGRQIQETEILTIDVKPGWKKGTKITFPDKGNEQQNQLPADLVFIIDEKPHTTYKRDGNDLIINHKVTLAEALGGTTVNLTTLDCRNLSIPVHDIVSPGYELVVAMEGMPIAKEPGNRGNMRITFEVKFPTRLTPEQRAGLKRALGG, via the exons ATGGGGGTTGATTACTATAACATATTGAAGGTGAACAGGAATGCAACAGATGGTGATCTAAAGAAGTCGTATAGAAGATTGGCTATGAAATGGCATCCTGATAAGAACCCCACTAACAAGAAAGAAGCTGAAGCCAAATTCAAGGAGATCTCTGAGGCATATGAG GTCTTGAGTGATCCACAAAAAAGAGCAATTTATGATCAGTATGGTGAAGAAGGATTAAAAGAAGCACCACCGTCTGGCAGTGGCGGCTCCCCTTTTGGCAACGGTAGTGGGTCAAATGGTTTCAATCCTAGGAATGCAGAGGATATCTTTGCAGAATTCTTTGGGAGCAGTCCTTTTGGATTTGGATCAACAGCAGCTGGTAGATCCtcgaggttccaatcagatggAGGGTCGTTTGGTTCATTTGGCTGTACTGATAATCTTTTCCGAACTTATAGCGAGGGAACTACACTAAGGAAACCACCACCTGTAGAGAGCAAATTGCCTTGTAGCCTCGAGGAACTATACTCTGGATCAACAAGGAAAATGAAGATATCGAGAACTGTAGTTGATGCCCGtgg GCGACAAATACAAGAAACAGAAATATTAACCATTGATGTGAAGCCAGGGTGGAAGAAGGGAACAAAGATTACATTCCCGGATAAAGGAAATGAGCAGCAGAATCAGCTTCCAGCAGACCTTGTGTTTATTATTGATGAGAAGCCCCATACCACATACAAGAGAGATGGAAATGACCTTATCATCAACCACAAGGTGACACTAGCCGAGGCCCTAGGAGGAACAACAGTAAATCTCACCACACTTGACTGCCGTAATCTATCAATTCCTGTTCATGATATAGTGAGCCCTGGTTACGAGCTTGTTGTGGCCATGGAGGGTATGCCAATAGCGAAGGAGCCAGGTAATAGGGGCAATATGAGGATCACATTTGAAGTGAAGTTCCCAACAAGATTGACACCAGAGCAGCGAGCAGGGCTCAAGCGCGCATTAGGGGGTTAA
- the LOC7458998 gene encoding uncharacterized protein LOC7458998, whose protein sequence is MSNNLVSQQSSVQSIKLGQSEDISNKLDSLMQMGLMEPGIHDPALQQLSMSNMQMGQMGPISTDALSQQMSISNIQVQLSEPLPNDHVLQNFSGSSIQAGHMEPRAYNMVPEKFLSRRQLGDMETVFHNTGSQQSSLLNKRKAPEEPSSNNSLSRKLSMSHNQVAQMELRPWLQPTLTPNKVPVQIQSILNSSGSNRPQAPYKRSAASKTGLQQSSVQKNQTGQMHPSSKANSESDSVRSKLRQSLADALTLVSQQHDKTSSSGKYSVGEDASAQVQKHKQTQPMGQTSGAAGFHHLSEEPKESLSTKDNSFTQNHSDSHKTSQETSNTRGNAYATETSNNDGQELPSSNIFRDEDISFSDSFLVKDELLQGNGLSWILEPDAEIAEKKEIEAAQTPHGQEHIDEYVGKEVVRDPRVLASEIEAELFKLFGGVNKKYKEKGRSLLFNLKDRNNPELREKVMSGEIPPGRLCSMTAEELASKELSEWRMAKAEELAQMVVLPDSDVDIRRLVKKTHKGEFQVEVEQDSVAMEVAVGLNSFTTQPKSDEKEGSLGSKPDQMKDKVNATDDKSDLEDKAASYTLTIPSSEGNDLMQGLMVDDELKDAEFLPPIVSLDEFMESLDSEPPFENLPEDAGKTTPALDNDDSQLRPEAKSHVVATKDAVGSIPEKSENVEETSTSSEADGRYASIRVESKTTPSTGASKGEHVWEGLLQLSISTMTSVVGIFKSGDKTSAKEWSGVVEVKGRVRLDAFEKFLQELLMSRSRAVMVVHFVCKEGSTESERASLRGVADSYVLDERVGFAEPAHGVELYLCPSHSKTREMLIKVLPTDQLEAPNAIDNGLIGVIVWRRAQVTSIISPTAASHHKLNSKKQHHLTSRRHHDKDTNMNVSIASKHPLPPPRGGTSAHPNPQPDEDDDDVPPGFGPLAGRDEDDLPEFNFSSGSIASRSEFSNQNPTRRQGMAPHNSYPQIPSHPLDLRELVHRYGQPKTDVLPVQPWNDDDDDDDMPEWHPEETPKQRTHPQPMHVHGVRQPILRAHMVQQRVHQTRAPLGRSPAMPQVNLIHGQQNGASSWQQGAWAAPQPGPHGYPAYQSGGGQVNGSPGLQGLAWRRDAPTSRGF, encoded by the exons TTGATGCAAATGGGTTTGATGGAACCTGGAATCCATGATCCTGCATTACAACAGTTGTCCATGTCGAACATGCAAATGGGACAGATGGGACCAATTTCAACTGATGCTTTATCACAGCAGATGTCGATATCAAACATCCAAGTACAGTTGTCAGAACCTTTGCCTAATGATCATGTTTTGCAGAACTTCTCGGGATCAAGTATACAAGCAGGACACATGGAACCACGTGCATACAATATGGTTCCAGAGAAATTCTTATCTAGGAGGCAACTGGGAGACATGGAAACTGTGTTTCATAATACTGGATCACAGCAGTCATCACTATTGAACAAGCGAAAGGCCCCAGAGGAACCTTCTTCCAACAATTCTTTGTCACGGAAATTATCAATGTCTCACAACCAGGTTGCGCAAATGGAACTTAGGCCATGGCTACAGCCAACCCTGACACCAAATAAAGTACCTGTACAGATCCAGTCTATTTTAAATTCGTCAGGATCAAATCGTCCACAAGCACCATATAAGAGGTCAGCTGCTAGTAAAACTGGACTGCAGCAATCGTCAGTTCAGAAAAATCAAACTGGACAGATGCATCCATCTTCGAAGGCCAACAGTGAGTCTGATTCTGTGAGGTCCAAGCTAAGACAATCACTGGCAGATGCGCTGACTCTGGTTTCTCAGCAGCACGATAAAACTTCAAGTTCTGGAAAGTACTCTGTAGGTGAGGATGCAAGTGCTCAGGTGCAGAAACACAAACAGACTCAACCTATGGGACAAACTTCTGGTGCAGCTGGTTTTCACCATTTGTCTGAGGAGCCCAAGGAATCCTTGTCCACCAAGGACAATTCTTTTACCCAAAACCATTCTGACAGCCATAAGACATCTCAGGAAACTTCCAACACTCGTGGAAATGCTTATGCAACAGAGACATCAAACAATGACGGGCAGGAATTACCATCCAGCAATATTTTCCGTGATGAGGATATTTCATTTAGTGACAGTTTTTTGGTAAAAGATGAATTGTTGCAGGGCAATGGATTGTCCTGGATACTGGAACCTGATGCAGAGATAGCAGAGAAAAAGGAGATTGAAGCTGCCCAAACACCGCATGGCCAGGAGCATATCGATGAATATGTTGGAAAAGAAGTAGTCAGGGATCCGCGAGTTTTGGCCTCTGAAATTGAAGCAGAACTCTTCAAATTATTTGGAGGGGTAAACAAGAAGTACAAGGAGAAGGGCAGGTCTCTTTTGTTCAATTTGAAAGATCGTAATAATCCTGAACTAAGAGAAAAAGTTATGTCTGGAGAGATTCCCCCAGGGCGACTCTGCTCTATGACTGCAGAGGAACTTGCATCTAAGGAGCTTTCGGAATGGCGGATGGCAAAAGCCGAGGAACTTGCTCAAATGGTGGTTTTGCCTGATTCGGATGTTGATATCAGACGTTTGGTGAAGAAAACTCACAAGGGTGAGTTTCAAGTTGAAGTTGAACAGGATAGTGTAGCAATGGAGGTTGCTGTTGGGCTGAATTCATTCACTACACAACCAAAATCAGATGAGAAGGAAGGTTCTCTGGGTTCTAAACCTGATCAAATGAAAGACAAAGTGAATGCTACTGATGACAAGAGTGATTTAGAAGACAAGGCAGCTTCTTATACGCTTACGATTCCTTCAAGTGAAGGAAATGATTTGATGCAAGGACTCATGGTGGACGATGAATTGAAAGATGCAGAATTTCTTCCTCCAATTGTCTCTCTGGATGAATTCATGGAATCCCTTGATTCAGAACCACCGTTTGAAAATTTACCAGAGGATGCTGGAAAAACAACACCCGCCCTTGACAATGATGATTCACAGCTTCGGCCAGAAGCCAAGTCTCATGTGGTAGCTACAAAAGATGCTGTTGGTAGCATCCCAGAAAAATCTGAAAACGTTGAGGAAACTAGCACATCATCTGAGGCTGATGGGAGATATGCCAGCATTCGTGTAGAATCCAAAACTACACCCTCTACTGGTGCATCCAAGGGTGAACATGTCTGGGAAGGCTTACTTCAGCTGAGTATTTCCACCATGACCTCAGTTGTTGGCAtctttaaaag TGGTGACAAAACGTCTGCAAAAGAGTGGTCTGGCGTTGTTGAGGTCAAAGGGAGAGTCAGACTTGATGCGTTTGAGAAGTTTCTCCAGGAGCTCTTGATGTCCCGAAGTCGTGCTGTTATG GTAGTGCACTTTGTTTGCAAGGAGGGGTCCACGGAGAGTGAGAGGGCAAGTCTTAGAGGG GTTGCCGATTCCTATGTTTTGGATGAGAGAGTGGGTTTTGCTGAGCCTGCTCATGGAGTGGAACTTTATTTATGCCCTTCTCATTCAAAGACACGTGAAATGCTCATCAAGGTCCTTCCAACGGACCAACTTGAGGCCCCTAATGCTATTGATAATGGTCTGATTGGTGTTATTGTATGGAGAAGAGCTCAAGTAACGTCAATAATATCACCCACCGCTGCATCACACCATAAACTCAACTCAAAAAAGCAACACCACCTTACTTCTAGGAGACACCATGATAAGGATACTAATATGAATGTGagtattgcatcaaaacatccGTTGCCACCACCTCGTGGTGGAACTTCTGCCCATCCCAACCCCCAACCTGATGAAGACGATGATGATGTGCCTCCCGGGTTTGGCCCACTGGCTGGCCGGGATGAGGATGACTTACCGGAGTTCAATTTTTCTAGCGGCTCTATTGCATCAAGATCAGAGTTTTCGAACCAAAACCCTACTAGGAGACAGGGAATGGCCCCTCACAATTCATATCCCCAAATCCCATCTCATCCTCTAGATTTGAGAGAACTTGTACACAGATATGGACAACCTAAAACCGATGTTCTACCAGTGCAGCCAtggaatgatgatgatgacgacgacgacatGCCAGAGTGGCACCCAGAAGAAACCCCAAAGCAGCGCACTCATCCTCAGCCAATGCACGTGCATGGTGTACGGCAGCCTATTCTAAGAGCCCACATGGTGCAGCAAAGAGTACACCAGACAAGGGCACCATTAGGAAGATCTCCAGCCATGCCTCAAGTGAATCTGATACATGGTCAGCAAAACGGTGCCTCTTCTTGGCAGCAAGGCGCTTGGGCAGCTCCTCAGCCTGGACCCCATGGTTATCCTGCTTATCAATCTGGTGGAGGGCAAGTCAATGGCTCGCCCGGGCTGCAGGGCTTGGCTTGGCGTAGAGATGCTCCTACAAGTAGAGGCTTTTGA